A genomic segment from Micromonospora echinaurantiaca encodes:
- a CDS encoding HD domain-containing protein: protein MDFPAYLATMPMHAITEIHGEPGLLERFRLEIRAFDEPARQRLTAALDLAADLHRHDRRVREPYLNHLLRVAIRMMHHYQVRDVDVIVAGLLHDAVEDHPDELAGDAEVDDPTTAALATLADRFGPRVARLVAAVTNPAYDPGRDRHEQYREHVAASLEREPWARVIKVSDFTDNGVGVIHTVGPKVASAAAKYRPLVPVFRDLVTRPDTPLSAPVKQHILDQLDLAEERFSAILDQPA, encoded by the coding sequence ATGGACTTCCCCGCGTACCTGGCCACCATGCCGATGCACGCGATCACCGAGATCCACGGCGAACCCGGCCTGTTGGAACGGTTCCGGCTGGAGATCCGGGCGTTCGACGAACCCGCCCGGCAGCGGCTCACCGCCGCCCTCGACCTCGCCGCCGACCTGCACCGTCACGACCGGCGGGTACGCGAGCCGTACCTCAACCACCTGCTGCGGGTGGCGATCCGGATGATGCACCATTACCAGGTGCGCGACGTGGACGTGATCGTCGCCGGTCTGCTGCACGACGCGGTCGAGGACCACCCGGACGAGCTGGCCGGCGACGCGGAGGTCGACGACCCGACGACGGCGGCGCTGGCCACCCTCGCCGACCGGTTCGGCCCCCGGGTGGCCCGCCTGGTCGCGGCGGTCACCAACCCGGCGTACGACCCGGGGCGCGACCGGCACGAGCAGTACCGCGAGCACGTGGCGGCGAGCCTGGAACGCGAGCCGTGGGCCCGGGTCATCAAGGTCTCCGACTTCACCGACAACGGGGTGGGCGTGATCCACACCGTCGGCCCGAAGGTGGCGTCGGCGGCGGCGAAGTACCGGCCGCTGGTGCCGGTCTTCCGCGACCTCGTCACCCGCCCGGATACCCCGCTGTCCGCCCCGGTCAAGCAGCACATCCTCGACCAGCTCGACCTGGCCGAGGAGCGGTTCAGTGCCATCCTGGACCAGCCCGCCTGA